One genomic region from Haloprofundus salinisoli encodes:
- a CDS encoding alpha/beta fold hydrolase, whose protein sequence is MPTVRTNDIETYYERRGSGPPLVFTHGAILDHSQWTPQMDALSDEYTTYAYDVRGHGRTGGSKRARYSIELFADDLDAFVTALELDRPVLCGLSMGGCIAQVYATRHADRISGLVLADTFTPELLSRSEWLQRSVLLRATVPPVRLIGYERVEKAMVWFQKRLSGEGVSGNYGNIERIRETGPKMETDEFAKAIRALAAFHETAVDLSAITAPTLVLYGEHEPPFLRRHVPKLRSEIPHATVEMVPGAGHASNLDDPAFFTAAIREFLSREVALSAQESAASDAHSDRA, encoded by the coding sequence ATGCCGACGGTGCGGACGAACGACATCGAAACGTACTACGAACGACGCGGGTCGGGCCCGCCGCTCGTGTTCACCCACGGCGCGATTCTCGACCACAGCCAGTGGACTCCGCAGATGGACGCTCTCAGCGACGAGTATACGACCTACGCGTACGACGTTCGCGGCCACGGTCGGACCGGCGGGTCGAAACGAGCGCGGTACTCGATAGAGCTGTTCGCCGACGACCTGGACGCGTTCGTCACCGCGCTGGAGCTCGACCGACCTGTCCTCTGCGGACTGTCGATGGGCGGGTGTATCGCGCAGGTGTACGCGACCCGTCACGCCGACCGAATATCGGGCCTCGTGCTCGCCGACACGTTCACCCCCGAACTGCTCAGTCGAAGCGAGTGGCTACAGCGCTCGGTGCTGCTTCGCGCGACCGTTCCGCCGGTCCGACTGATCGGCTACGAACGCGTCGAGAAAGCGATGGTGTGGTTCCAAAAGCGACTGTCTGGAGAGGGCGTCAGCGGCAACTACGGGAACATCGAACGAATCCGGGAGACCGGACCGAAGATGGAGACCGACGAGTTCGCCAAAGCGATTCGGGCGCTCGCGGCGTTCCACGAGACCGCTGTCGACCTCTCGGCGATTACCGCCCCGACGCTCGTGCTGTACGGCGAGCACGAACCGCCGTTCCTCCGCCGCCACGTCCCGAAACTCCGGTCGGAGATACCGCACGCGACCGTCGAGATGGTTCCGGGTGCGGGACACGCCTCCAACCTCGATGACCCCGCGTTCTTCACGGCGGCGATACGGGAGTTTCTGTCCCGAGAAGTCGCTTTGAGTGCCCAAGAGAGCGCCGCCAGTGACGCACACAGTGACCGAGCGTAG